A region from the Thermanaeromonas toyohensis ToBE genome encodes:
- a CDS encoding adenylosuccinate synthase encodes MPAVVLVGAQWGDEGKGKITDYLAEKADLVVRYQGGSNAGHTVKVGEEEFKLHLVPSGILYPGKICIIGNGVVVDPQVLVAELEGLERRGIDTSGLRLSYRAHVILPYHKRLDEVEEERRGAGRLGTTRRGIGPAYVDKAARMGIRVIDLLDPEEFREKLAFNLKEKNELFIKVYGCSPYSLEEILEEYLGYAERLRPLVADTGRLINQALREGKKVLFEGAQGTLLDLDQGTYPYVTSSYPVAGGACIGAGVGPKAIDAVIGVVKAYTTRVGEGPFPSEAKDNASEYLRRRGAEYGTTTGRPRRCGWLDTVILRHAVEVNGLTGIALTKLDVLTGLDVVRICTGYQYGGEVLYDFPASLKVLQKCEPIYEELPGWQEDITQAHTLEELPPACRAYIRRVEELVGVPIKLIAVGPRRDQTIAVTNIFGQEG; translated from the coding sequence ATGCCAGCAGTGGTTCTTGTTGGCGCCCAGTGGGGTGACGAGGGTAAGGGAAAGATTACCGATTATCTAGCCGAAAAGGCCGACCTGGTGGTACGCTACCAGGGGGGGAGCAATGCCGGGCATACCGTGAAGGTAGGAGAGGAGGAGTTTAAACTACACCTAGTACCTTCTGGGATCCTTTATCCAGGAAAAATCTGCATCATTGGGAACGGCGTAGTAGTGGATCCCCAAGTATTGGTGGCCGAACTAGAAGGCCTTGAGCGCCGCGGCATTGATACCTCTGGCTTACGCTTAAGTTACCGTGCCCATGTAATTTTACCTTATCATAAAAGATTAGACGAGGTGGAGGAAGAGCGGCGTGGAGCTGGGCGCCTGGGTACTACCCGGCGGGGTATAGGGCCAGCTTATGTAGATAAGGCAGCTCGTATGGGTATCCGAGTCATCGATCTTTTGGATCCAGAAGAATTTCGGGAAAAGCTGGCCTTTAATCTTAAGGAAAAAAATGAGCTTTTTATCAAGGTTTACGGCTGTTCCCCTTATTCCCTAGAGGAAATCCTGGAAGAATACTTAGGGTATGCGGAACGTCTGCGGCCCTTGGTGGCTGATACGGGGCGTTTAATAAACCAGGCCTTACGGGAAGGTAAGAAAGTGCTTTTTGAAGGTGCCCAGGGGACGCTCCTAGATCTAGACCAAGGCACTTACCCCTATGTTACTTCCTCCTATCCTGTGGCTGGTGGTGCTTGTATAGGAGCAGGGGTGGGGCCTAAAGCTATAGATGCTGTTATAGGAGTGGTCAAGGCTTATACTACCCGGGTGGGGGAGGGGCCCTTCCCTTCAGAGGCTAAAGATAATGCTAGCGAATACTTACGCCGACGGGGAGCAGAATATGGGACTACCACTGGACGGCCCAGGAGATGTGGGTGGTTGGATACTGTTATCTTGCGCCATGCTGTAGAAGTTAATGGTCTTACTGGGATAGCTTTGACCAAACTAGATGTACTTACTGGCTTAGATGTGGTGCGGATTTGTACAGGTTACCAGTATGGAGGCGAGGTATTATACGATTTCCCGGCCAGTCTTAAAGTCTTGCAAAAGTGTGAGCCTATTTACGAAGAACTTCCGGGATGGCAAGAAGATATAACCCAAGCGCATACCCTGGAAGAGCTTCCTCCTGCCTGCCGGGCTTATATTAGACGGGTGGAGGAATTAGTAGGAGTACCGATAAAGCTTATAGCTGTAGGGCCCCGGCGTGATCAGACTATAGCGGTTACTAATATTTTTGGCCAGGAAGGTTAG
- a CDS encoding LutC/YkgG family protein — MVRQELVDTFCRQAEAMGATTLRVADTQEMIKQILEFLQPRGKRVAIAISPFLEEINLGAILKEAGFEVETGGQGFAREADTGMVEFDLGIAETGTLVHDATDLCKRLASMLPLNCIAVLSAKRIVPDMAQALDFYLEHGPWPGYLAFVTGPSRTADIERSLTIGVHGPENLLIVILEGKASKEGGGNNAGGSV; from the coding sequence TTGGTAAGGCAAGAGTTAGTGGATACCTTTTGCCGGCAGGCGGAAGCTATGGGTGCTACTACCTTAAGGGTAGCGGATACCCAGGAAATGATAAAGCAAATTTTAGAGTTTTTACAACCCCGGGGTAAAAGGGTGGCTATCGCTATCTCGCCCTTTCTAGAAGAGATAAACCTGGGAGCTATCCTAAAAGAGGCCGGTTTTGAGGTGGAGACTGGGGGGCAAGGCTTTGCCAGAGAAGCAGATACTGGGATGGTGGAATTCGACTTAGGAATAGCCGAGACAGGAACCCTAGTCCATGATGCTACTGATCTCTGTAAACGGTTAGCCTCCATGCTCCCACTCAATTGTATAGCAGTGCTTTCGGCTAAGCGAATTGTTCCCGATATGGCCCAAGCCTTGGATTTTTACTTGGAACATGGGCCGTGGCCTGGTTACTTAGCTTTCGTGACAGGGCCCAGCCGTACTGCCGATATTGAACGGAGCCTGACCATCGGTGTTCACGGGCCGGAAAATCTTTTAATAGTGATACTGGAAGGTAAAGCTTCTAAGGAAGGTGGGGGGAACAATGCCGGAGGCTCCGTTTAA
- the ldhH gene encoding L-lactate dehydrogenase (quinone) large subunit LdhH, producing the protein MPEAPFKVRVKQALLNPSLRGALERFAEAYVLAREQVFAGRDFEGLRSKIATLKSTAALHLEELGEEFARQVTSRGGKVFFAKDAASAREYILKVVKEHGITQVVKSKSFATEEIQLNEYLARHGIVCYETDLAEWILQLMPGERPSHMVMPAIHLPKEEVARVFSRHLGRPVEPDIKTMVRIAREELRDKFLTAGLGISGANIAVAETGTLILLTNEGNARLATTLPPVHIAVVGYEKLVPRMKDVIPILEALPRSGTAQPITSYVTMITGPVPVEGSGEGALKELHVVLLDNGRLKMARDPVFREALQCIRCAACTNVCPVFQLVSGQVYGFVYSGGIGSILTAFFHSLAQAAEPQSLCIGCRRCTEVCPAKINIPDLVLELRKRIAREQGLPFSYRLALRGVVARPKLMRGFLTLGKELQRPITGGHPYIRNLPRPFKVWTEGRSLPALNLRPLRERIKDLEQPPIHPHFRAAFYAGCVIDFIYPEIGEAVFKVLQGAGVEVSFPVDQACCGIPAIYAGDVETALRLARWNIAALEEASADVVITACPTCAVALKYKFPHLLSADPGWYERALALAARVKDFNEVVQEMEIAFPLSSQGKKVKVTYHDSCHYKRHLGLAQVAREVLRRHQGLELVEMEESDRCCGFGGSYTLKYPEISHALLERKLQRILESGASIVVADCPGCLVQLRGGLDKASRPIQAKHTAEILVAGQDLW; encoded by the coding sequence ATGCCGGAGGCTCCGTTTAAAGTAAGAGTCAAGCAGGCTCTTCTTAACCCTAGTTTAAGGGGTGCCCTGGAACGCTTTGCAGAAGCTTATGTGTTAGCACGCGAGCAGGTGTTTGCTGGTCGGGACTTTGAGGGGTTAAGGTCGAAGATAGCCACCCTCAAATCCACAGCAGCCCTTCATTTAGAGGAGCTAGGAGAGGAATTCGCCCGGCAGGTTACCTCCCGTGGCGGTAAGGTATTTTTCGCTAAGGATGCGGCTTCGGCGCGAGAATATATATTGAAGGTGGTTAAGGAGCACGGAATTACTCAGGTAGTGAAATCTAAATCCTTTGCTACAGAAGAGATACAATTAAACGAGTACTTAGCCCGCCATGGTATCGTTTGCTATGAAACGGATCTAGCTGAGTGGATCCTTCAACTCATGCCAGGCGAACGCCCGTCCCACATGGTAATGCCGGCTATCCATTTGCCTAAGGAAGAAGTAGCCCGGGTTTTTAGCCGTCACTTAGGTCGACCGGTGGAACCAGATATTAAAACTATGGTGCGCATTGCCCGGGAGGAACTCCGGGATAAATTTTTGACAGCTGGGTTGGGCATAAGCGGTGCCAACATAGCGGTAGCGGAAACAGGTACCCTTATTCTTCTGACCAATGAAGGAAACGCTCGCCTGGCTACCACTCTCCCTCCTGTACACATTGCAGTAGTAGGTTATGAAAAACTTGTGCCGCGGATGAAGGATGTAATTCCTATTCTGGAGGCCCTACCTAGAAGCGGCACCGCGCAACCCATAACGAGTTATGTTACCATGATCACTGGACCGGTACCAGTCGAAGGCTCTGGAGAGGGTGCCCTTAAAGAGTTACATGTGGTTTTGTTAGACAATGGCCGGCTTAAGATGGCTAGGGACCCCGTCTTCCGGGAAGCCCTCCAGTGTATACGGTGTGCGGCCTGTACCAATGTTTGTCCTGTGTTTCAGCTCGTGAGCGGCCAGGTATATGGTTTTGTTTATTCCGGTGGTATAGGAAGCATCTTAACAGCTTTTTTCCATTCCCTTGCCCAAGCAGCGGAACCCCAAAGTCTTTGTATCGGTTGCAGGCGGTGTACTGAGGTATGCCCGGCCAAAATTAACATCCCTGATTTAGTGTTGGAGCTACGGAAAAGGATAGCAAGGGAACAGGGCTTACCTTTTTCTTACCGCCTGGCCTTGCGTGGTGTTGTAGCCAGGCCTAAACTCATGCGGGGTTTCCTCACTTTAGGGAAAGAGCTACAGCGGCCGATCACTGGTGGTCACCCTTACATTCGAAACTTACCCAGACCTTTTAAGGTTTGGACCGAAGGAAGGAGCCTACCAGCCCTAAACCTTCGTCCCTTGCGTGAGCGTATAAAGGATTTAGAACAGCCCCCTATACATCCGCATTTTAGAGCAGCCTTTTATGCTGGCTGTGTTATCGACTTTATCTATCCTGAGATCGGGGAAGCGGTCTTTAAAGTATTGCAGGGGGCAGGAGTTGAGGTAAGCTTTCCTGTAGACCAGGCCTGCTGTGGAATTCCCGCTATCTATGCCGGGGACGTGGAGACAGCTTTAAGACTTGCCCGCTGGAATATTGCTGCCTTAGAGGAAGCTTCTGCAGACGTAGTGATCACAGCCTGTCCCACCTGTGCTGTGGCTTTGAAATATAAATTTCCTCATCTTCTTTCTGCTGATCCGGGCTGGTATGAACGGGCTTTGGCCCTAGCGGCGAGGGTTAAGGACTTTAACGAAGTCGTGCAAGAGATGGAAATAGCTTTCCCTTTGTCCTCTCAAGGGAAAAAGGTAAAGGTTACTTATCACGATTCCTGCCATTATAAGCGCCATCTGGGATTAGCTCAGGTAGCCCGGGAGGTTTTAAGACGTCACCAAGGACTAGAACTGGTAGAGATGGAGGAGAGCGATCGCTGTTGCGGATTCGGGGGTTCGTATACCCTTAAATATCCAGAAATAAGCCATGCTTTGCTAGAACGCAAGCTTCAACGGATTTTAGAAAGCGGGGCTAGCATAGTGGTTGCTGATTGCCCAGGTTGTCTAGTACAGCTCCGTGGAGGCCTGGATAAGGCTTCTAGGCCTATCCAAGCCAAACATACAGCCGAAATTTTAGTAGCTGGGCAGGATCTATGGTGA
- a CDS encoding FadR/GntR family transcriptional regulator, with product MKLRPIRTRKIYEEIVNQIKELIGEGNLKPGDRLPSERELAERLHVSRASVREALSALAAMGVITIRPGEGTFVQAVKNGAIVEPLAIALLLDRQATLDLLEAREILETETAALAARRACPEEIERLEELIKEMETELEEGRLGEETDVRFHLAIAEAARNNVLCRLMYTVSDTIRQVLRSSRQRLYQTPGNAEKLYTQHKAIYQAIASRDVRGARRAMAEHLKFVARELKKE from the coding sequence TTGAAGCTTAGACCTATTAGGACCCGGAAGATCTATGAAGAGATAGTAAATCAAATTAAGGAACTTATCGGAGAGGGGAATTTAAAACCGGGCGACCGATTGCCTTCAGAACGTGAATTGGCTGAACGTCTACATGTGAGCCGGGCGTCGGTACGTGAGGCTTTAAGCGCCCTGGCCGCTATGGGAGTCATCACCATCCGGCCAGGGGAAGGGACTTTCGTCCAGGCGGTAAAAAATGGGGCCATAGTAGAACCTTTAGCTATAGCCCTCCTTCTGGACCGGCAAGCCACGCTGGATTTGTTGGAAGCCAGGGAGATCTTGGAAACTGAGACGGCAGCTTTAGCTGCACGGCGAGCCTGCCCGGAAGAAATAGAGAGGCTAGAGGAGCTCATAAAAGAGATGGAGACTGAGCTAGAAGAGGGGCGCCTGGGAGAAGAGACGGATGTACGTTTTCATCTTGCCATAGCAGAAGCAGCCCGCAACAATGTTTTGTGCCGCTTGATGTATACTGTTTCCGACACCATACGCCAGGTATTGCGGAGTAGCCGCCAGCGGCTTTACCAGACTCCTGGAAATGCAGAAAAATTATACACCCAGCATAAAGCTATTTATCAAGCCATAGCCTCGCGCGATGTGAGGGGAGCCCGCCGCGCTATGGCCGAGCATCTTAAATTTGTGGCCCGGGAGCTTAAAAAGGAGTAA
- a CDS encoding class I SAM-dependent methyltransferase: MGDLIHIDLFGDSLFWERMWQEARAKSLYGRRRPGRDREEYWNRRAASFASHSQSREAQQRVANVLHFLGHHDGLDREAEVLDIGCGPGAYALVLARRVKRVVALDPSPEMLSILKSRMQAEGLSNIEPVQLTWEEVDLDRLGWRRRFQVVLALMSPGVHDPATLRKMIEACHGVCLLGGHVRQEEEARRVLWHKLIGGEMPPVPPEVFYIFHLLYSWGYLPSLQLERRPILREIEVEEAIQELENFFYPYIELNHTSRKVIVDYVLSHAVEGRYIQKREFIAAYLCWNVNEVRE, translated from the coding sequence ATGGGAGACCTAATCCATATAGATCTTTTTGGGGATAGCCTTTTCTGGGAAAGGATGTGGCAAGAGGCTAGGGCGAAGAGCCTCTATGGTCGACGGCGTCCCGGTAGAGACCGGGAGGAATACTGGAACCGCCGGGCAGCAAGCTTTGCTAGCCATTCCCAAAGTAGGGAAGCCCAGCAGCGCGTAGCTAATGTTCTGCATTTTTTAGGACATCACGATGGCCTAGATCGAGAGGCAGAAGTGCTAGATATAGGATGCGGCCCTGGGGCCTATGCCTTGGTCTTGGCTCGTAGGGTAAAACGGGTGGTGGCCCTGGATCCTTCCCCGGAAATGCTTTCTATTCTAAAGAGCCGGATGCAAGCGGAAGGCTTAAGCAACATTGAGCCCGTCCAGCTTACCTGGGAGGAAGTAGATTTAGATCGCTTGGGTTGGCGGAGGCGTTTCCAGGTAGTCCTGGCCCTTATGAGCCCAGGGGTCCATGACCCAGCTACTTTAAGGAAAATGATAGAGGCTTGCCATGGGGTATGCCTTCTGGGGGGGCACGTCCGGCAAGAGGAAGAGGCTCGCCGGGTCCTTTGGCATAAGCTTATAGGGGGTGAGATGCCTCCTGTTCCTCCAGAGGTCTTCTATATTTTTCATCTTCTTTATTCTTGGGGTTATCTTCCTTCCTTGCAGTTGGAACGACGGCCTATCTTAAGGGAAATAGAGGTAGAAGAGGCTATACAAGAGCTAGAGAATTTCTTTTACCCATATATAGAGCTTAACCATACTTCCCGTAAAGTTATTGTAGATTATGTACTTTCCCATGCTGTTGAAGGTAGGTATATTCAAAAGAGAGAATTTATAGCAGCCTACCTATGTTGGAACGTTAATGAGGTAAGGGAATAA
- a CDS encoding RidA family protein, which produces MSEKKVISTSQAPKAIGPYSQAIRVGNFIFTSGQIPLDPATGEIVPGGAKEQTRQVLENLKAILAAAGATLQDVVKTTLYIKDMADFKAINEVYAQYFPENPPARSCIEAARLPRDVLVEIEAVAVVGE; this is translated from the coding sequence ATGAGCGAGAAAAAGGTTATTAGCACCTCCCAGGCCCCGAAAGCCATAGGCCCTTACTCCCAGGCCATCCGGGTGGGTAATTTTATTTTTACTTCTGGACAGATACCCCTCGATCCGGCTACAGGAGAGATTGTGCCTGGCGGTGCTAAAGAACAAACACGGCAGGTCTTAGAAAATTTAAAGGCTATACTTGCTGCGGCTGGAGCTACCTTACAGGATGTAGTTAAAACTACCCTTTACATTAAGGATATGGCCGATTTTAAGGCTATTAATGAAGTGTACGCCCAGTACTTTCCCGAAAATCCTCCAGCCCGGTCGTGCATAGAAGCCGCCCGGCTACCGCGGGATGTGTTAGTAGAAATTGAAGCAGTAGCGGTAGTAGGCGAATAA
- a CDS encoding alpha-hydroxy-acid oxidizing protein, with the protein MDLQEVREKAREVLKGICRVCVVCDGRNCPTGVPGIGGAGTGEGFRRNIASLARWKLNLRVLHPRKIQDTTFELFGHKLSFPILGGAIAGAKVNFGGRLDEREIARALVLGAKAAGTVALTGDGPDPEVFAAGLAAIREADGWGIPVIKPRSNKEIIKRIREAEKTGALAVAIDVDAAGLFNMTRVGQVVEPKTAEDIIEIARSTSLPLILKGIMTVADAKVALASGAVGIVVSNHGGRALDHTLGTADVLPGIAAAVKGRLMVLVDGGIRSGVDVLKMLALGADAVLVGRPLFIAACGGGPQGVKMQLEALAQELTVAMRLTGCGALQDISSEVICNVM; encoded by the coding sequence ATGGACCTACAGGAGGTACGTGAAAAAGCGCGAGAGGTTCTTAAAGGTATCTGCAGGGTATGTGTCGTATGTGATGGCCGGAATTGCCCCACCGGGGTACCGGGAATAGGAGGTGCAGGTACTGGCGAAGGTTTCCGTCGGAATATAGCTTCCTTGGCCAGATGGAAATTAAACTTACGGGTTTTACACCCCAGGAAAATTCAGGATACCACCTTTGAGCTTTTTGGCCATAAACTATCTTTTCCTATATTAGGAGGAGCCATAGCAGGAGCTAAAGTAAATTTTGGTGGACGGCTAGATGAAAGGGAAATAGCTCGAGCCCTGGTTTTAGGAGCCAAGGCTGCGGGAACGGTGGCGTTAACAGGCGATGGTCCGGATCCAGAAGTTTTTGCTGCTGGTTTGGCTGCCATTAGGGAAGCCGACGGCTGGGGTATCCCAGTTATCAAGCCCAGGTCTAATAAGGAAATTATAAAACGCATTCGAGAGGCGGAAAAGACAGGTGCTCTAGCCGTGGCTATTGATGTGGATGCGGCAGGTCTGTTCAATATGACGAGGGTTGGCCAGGTGGTGGAACCCAAAACAGCGGAAGATATTATAGAGATTGCTCGTTCCACTTCTCTACCCCTAATTTTAAAAGGTATCATGACTGTGGCCGATGCCAAGGTGGCTTTGGCTAGTGGCGCGGTAGGTATAGTGGTATCCAATCATGGAGGCCGGGCTTTAGATCATACCCTGGGGACAGCGGATGTATTACCGGGTATAGCTGCCGCTGTCAAGGGGAGGCTCATGGTTTTGGTTGATGGGGGCATTCGTTCAGGGGTAGATGTGCTTAAAATGCTCGCTTTAGGGGCGGACGCAGTGCTGGTAGGGCGACCTTTATTTATTGCTGCCTGTGGAGGAGGACCTCAAGGAGTTAAGATGCAGTTGGAAGCCTTAGCTCAAGAGTTAACGGTAGCTATGCGCCTTACAGGGTGTGGAGCATTGCAAGATATTTCTTCTGAAGTTATATGTAATGTTATGTAA
- a CDS encoding ISL3 family transposase: MHKISTFTLEEQENFEKILQPILEEPQDPGDIVLKVTVDPPEVCPVCNEGKLHRHGFLKENQKPKERRIRHAFLYSRWVILLWVPVRYKCYRCGKTYTLRPPGTSPWARFTKLGVQTVVYYAQRMSFTYAAQMLNLTPTRVIRLVDKYVQPNLPFDDTQEPIVLTLDELSFTGNDFVCMVGRLEPDKRPLTILEDVRTATIKAYLEELKKAGVKVEAVVIDMKDSWRKLIKAIFPSAKIIVDPFHVIQDANRRLDEARRIEQEASKEKIPRFPLIKAKERLTPRQQEALEKIKDKYPSLYELYQLKEDLRQILRMDRVEEAKAALSRWFINAECAENAEGRIWARTIKSWRSEILNLVRYTQQGRRYTNGYIEGKNTLSKMLKRLSFGFRNRIHFIKKIFLGCCPQNLIPQLLT; the protein is encoded by the coding sequence ATGCACAAGATTAGCACGTTCACCCTCGAAGAGCAAGAGAATTTTGAGAAAATACTACAGCCCATTTTAGAAGAACCCCAAGACCCAGGAGATATTGTGTTAAAGGTAACCGTAGACCCTCCAGAGGTATGCCCTGTATGCAACGAAGGCAAATTACACAGGCATGGCTTCTTAAAGGAGAACCAGAAGCCGAAAGAAAGAAGAATTCGCCATGCCTTCTTATACAGTAGATGGGTCATTCTATTGTGGGTTCCCGTACGGTATAAGTGTTACCGTTGTGGCAAGACTTATACCCTTCGTCCTCCGGGTACCAGCCCCTGGGCCAGATTTACAAAATTAGGGGTGCAGACAGTAGTTTATTATGCCCAGAGGATGAGCTTTACTTATGCGGCTCAAATGTTAAACCTTACCCCCACTAGGGTTATAAGATTAGTGGACAAGTATGTCCAGCCTAATCTTCCTTTTGATGATACTCAAGAACCTATAGTGTTAACCTTAGATGAGCTATCCTTTACTGGGAACGATTTTGTATGCATGGTAGGGAGGTTGGAACCGGACAAGAGGCCTTTGACTATTTTAGAGGATGTGAGAACGGCAACTATAAAGGCTTACCTAGAAGAGCTCAAGAAAGCTGGGGTCAAAGTAGAGGCGGTAGTAATTGACATGAAAGACTCTTGGCGTAAGTTAATCAAAGCAATATTTCCTTCAGCCAAGATAATAGTAGACCCTTTTCATGTGATCCAGGATGCTAACCGTCGTTTAGATGAGGCAAGAAGGATAGAGCAAGAAGCGAGCAAAGAGAAGATACCCCGGTTTCCTCTGATTAAAGCTAAAGAGAGACTTACTCCCAGACAGCAAGAGGCATTAGAAAAAATTAAAGATAAATACCCGTCCCTCTATGAATTATACCAGCTAAAGGAAGACTTAAGGCAAATTCTAAGGATGGACCGGGTAGAAGAGGCAAAAGCTGCTTTGAGCCGTTGGTTTATAAATGCAGAATGCGCTGAAAATGCAGAGGGACGGATATGGGCCCGTACTATCAAGTCTTGGAGGTCAGAAATATTAAACCTGGTAAGATATACCCAGCAAGGTCGCCGGTACACTAATGGCTATATAGAAGGTAAAAATACCTTAAGCAAAATGCTTAAACGCTTAAGTTTCGGCTTCAGAAATCGCATTCATTTCATCAAAAAAATCTTCCTAGGATGTTGCCCCCAAAATCTGATCCCACAACTATTGACATAG
- a CDS encoding type II toxin-antitoxin system MqsA family antitoxin translates to MSECLACGGLTVLEKVNVERWWKGRLVIIEGVPAHVCQQCGERYFDSEVALKMDRIVRAAAVPGEKFIQVPVRPFGNIHAPQDSQ, encoded by the coding sequence GTGAGCGAATGTTTAGCCTGTGGCGGACTAACAGTTCTGGAGAAGGTTAACGTAGAGAGGTGGTGGAAAGGCCGTCTGGTAATTATCGAGGGCGTACCCGCTCATGTGTGCCAGCAATGTGGAGAGAGATATTTTGACAGCGAAGTGGCTTTAAAGATGGACAGAATTGTGCGGGCGGCTGCTGTCCCAGGGGAGAAGTTTATTCAGGTGCCCGTCAGGCCCTTCGGTAACATACATGCTCCACAGGATAGCCAGTAA
- a CDS encoding DUF4258 domain-containing protein: MEEYPEDPRGASCLVLGRTPDGKPLHVVCGFDRTIPKSPNGLMKGRGGECSERMFSLWRTNSSGEG; the protein is encoded by the coding sequence ATTGAGGAATACCCGGAAGATCCGCGCGGGGCGAGCTGCCTGGTGCTGGGCAGGACACCGGATGGAAAACCTCTGCATGTGGTATGCGGTTTTGACCGTACTATCCCGAAGAGCCCAAATGGATTGATGAAAGGACGAGGAGGCGAATGCAGTGAGCGAATGTTTAGCCTGTGGCGGACTAACAGTTCTGGAGAAGGTTAA
- a CDS encoding helix-turn-helix domain-containing protein: protein MKELNSHCRFLNCQPGDLLAYMPDEEQGR, encoded by the coding sequence ATCAAAGAGCTAAACAGCCATTGTAGATTCCTCAATTGCCAGCCTGGTGATCTGCTCGCCTATATGCCCGACGAAGAGCAAGGCCGCTAA
- a CDS encoding DUF2179 domain-containing protein has protein sequence MLSLFTGYLLIFLARVTDVTLATLRVLFVVRGKRFYAAGLGFIEVIIWVASLKFVMEHLTDPISVIFYALGFATGNIVGSYIEEKVALGQVSVQIITLHKPLELVQHLRDAGYGVTVTQGYGKEGIHPILHLSLPRRRLAELQEFLGHWDAQAFVVVQEIKNMCGGFYGCRKNGK, from the coding sequence ATGTTATCTTTATTTACCGGGTACTTATTGATTTTTCTAGCTAGGGTAACAGATGTAACCCTGGCCACCTTGCGGGTACTTTTTGTGGTTCGCGGGAAACGCTTTTACGCTGCTGGCCTAGGGTTTATAGAGGTAATAATCTGGGTGGCCAGCTTAAAATTTGTCATGGAGCACCTTACGGATCCTATAAGCGTTATTTTTTATGCTTTAGGTTTTGCCACTGGGAATATTGTAGGAAGCTATATTGAAGAAAAGGTGGCTTTAGGGCAGGTGTCCGTACAGATCATAACTTTACATAAGCCTCTGGAACTAGTCCAACACTTAAGGGATGCGGGCTACGGGGTTACAGTCACCCAAGGGTATGGGAAGGAAGGGATACACCCTATCTTGCACTTAAGTCTTCCTCGCCGGCGCTTAGCAGAGCTCCAAGAGTTTTTAGGACATTGGGATGCCCAAGCCTTTGTGGTAGTCCAAGAGATAAAAAATATGTGCGGGGGCTTTTATGGATGCCGGAAAAATGGGAAATGA
- a CDS encoding thermonuclease family protein produces MNIKRRLKGKSIIPWLFLTFLTLLAYNLFPRDRGIAGLLLEGKVHQVIDGDTIMVILADGREEKVRFIGVNTPEISGQVQPYGLEAKAYTKKRLDGRRIYLELDTAERDKYGRLLAYVWLERPQNKSLPEIRAKMFNAELLLEGYAQVMTVPPNVKYAEIFKQLEKEARNARKGLWGL; encoded by the coding sequence ATGAACATAAAAAGAAGGCTTAAGGGTAAAAGTATAATTCCGTGGCTTTTCTTGACCTTTCTAACCCTGCTGGCCTATAACTTATTTCCTCGTGATCGCGGAATAGCAGGTCTCTTGCTAGAGGGCAAAGTCCACCAAGTTATAGACGGCGATACCATTATGGTAATTCTAGCTGATGGCCGGGAAGAGAAAGTGCGCTTTATCGGTGTTAATACCCCAGAAATTAGTGGCCAAGTCCAACCTTATGGGTTGGAGGCGAAAGCCTATACAAAGAAGCGTCTGGATGGTCGGCGTATTTACCTTGAATTGGATACAGCCGAGCGGGATAAATACGGTCGCCTGCTCGCCTATGTCTGGCTGGAACGGCCCCAAAATAAATCACTGCCTGAGATACGCGCTAAAATGTTCAATGCAGAGCTGTTACTGGAAGGCTATGCCCAGGTTATGACTGTCCCTCCTAATGTTAAGTACGCTGAAATCTTTAAACAATTAGAAAAGGAGGCCCGTAACGCGAGAAAGGGGTTGTGGGGTTTATAA